One window of Agarivorans sp. Alg241-V36 genomic DNA carries:
- a CDS encoding response regulator transcription factor, with protein MTSILLVDDHPLVQDGLKMRLEANPSFSVVGTAADGEQALTMAQQLNPDIVLTDINMPKLNGIQLLEALAEQSPTSKVVMLSMHDNKEYVQNAMRNGAKGYLLKDIASSELISALEAIANGGRYISAGVSKLLFDNEPSASKASLTKREQQVLRLLATGCGNKKIADSLSISIRTVETHTLKIRRKLELDSSAAMIKYAIEHYGSDN; from the coding sequence ATGACCTCAATTTTATTGGTAGACGATCACCCCTTGGTACAAGACGGCCTCAAGATGCGCTTAGAAGCTAACCCGAGCTTTTCCGTAGTAGGTACCGCCGCCGACGGAGAGCAAGCGCTTACCATGGCGCAGCAACTAAACCCCGACATTGTATTAACCGACATCAATATGCCTAAGTTAAACGGCATTCAGCTATTAGAAGCACTGGCTGAGCAAAGCCCCACTAGCAAGGTCGTTATGCTAAGCATGCACGACAATAAAGAGTACGTACAAAATGCCATGCGCAATGGCGCTAAAGGTTACTTGCTCAAAGACATTGCTTCGAGTGAGCTCATTAGCGCCCTAGAGGCGATTGCCAACGGCGGGCGCTACATTAGCGCTGGCGTGTCTAAGCTATTGTTTGATAACGAACCAAGCGCGAGCAAGGCCAGTTTAACCAAACGCGAACAACAGGTATTACGTTTATTAGCCACCGGTTGTGGCAATAAGAAAATCGCCGATAGCCTGTCGATAAGCATTCGAACCGTAGAAACACATACTTTAAAGATTCGTAGAAAGCTGGAATTAGATAGCAGTGCAGCAATGATTAAATACGCCATAGAGCACTATGGTAGCGATAATTAA
- a CDS encoding TRAP transporter small permease subunit, producing MLRLQRAVDGFSKGIAGLTAVLMLLMLVNIFYDVVMRYFFRSSSIGMQELEWHLFAAMFLLGIASTLQAEGHVRVDIIYDKLSARKRAWIDSLGVVFFLFPFCGLIAWYGYDFALESYNLGETSGDPGGLPYRWIIKSMIPISAICLAISGLGMLLKNLIQLRNNA from the coding sequence ATGTTGCGTTTGCAACGAGCGGTAGATGGATTTTCCAAAGGTATAGCAGGCCTCACCGCGGTGTTAATGCTGCTAATGTTAGTGAACATTTTTTATGACGTAGTGATGCGTTACTTTTTTCGCTCCAGTTCTATTGGTATGCAAGAGTTAGAATGGCACTTGTTTGCTGCCATGTTTCTATTAGGAATTGCGTCTACGTTGCAGGCCGAAGGCCACGTGCGGGTAGACATTATCTACGACAAGTTGTCGGCGCGAAAACGAGCCTGGATAGACAGCTTGGGAGTGGTGTTCTTCTTATTTCCTTTTTGTGGCTTGATTGCTTGGTATGGTTATGACTTTGCCTTGGAATCTTACAACTTAGGAGAAACCAGCGGCGATCCAGGTGGGTTACCTTATCGCTGGATAATTAAATCAATGATTCCAATTTCGGCGATATGCCTTGCCATTAGTGGCCTTGGAATGCTTCTCAAAAACCTCATTCAGCTGCGAAATAACGCCTAG
- a CDS encoding cache domain-containing protein, whose translation MWSLKFKIILLSIVPLLCVTALIATLVFKQSSILTEQQLALIKENIMRSKTLELQNHIDQAFASIRDIYEPASADDEQAKQQVRELLNRLRFAEDGYFFAYTLKGVNLVHPIQPELVGENLWDFKDSEGTYLIQDLIAQAKAGGGFSNYLWEKPSTGKRTKKLGYVVMLDKWQWMFGTGVYLDDVDVELAKLEAQTQDNINRTFIWLFIITTISGILIAFLGASLNISEHKLADKKLKELTQRIIDSQEQERQRVSRELHDGINQLLVSIKYRLESATECNSTPSSVSDSLNQGLHTINEAIGEIRRISKDLRPSVLDDLGLAAALGGFCQEFEHRTGIDVFLECDIDNLNLPSTVETTFYRITQEALQNVEKHAQADTVDIVLSQQARLLVMKIRDNGTGFVMGKKVRRHSIKELTRRPELASSGLGLRNIFERIAHIDGQVDVDSKLGEGTLITIKVPLHEVEKTIPNAIQEQTV comes from the coding sequence ATGTGGTCCCTCAAGTTCAAAATTATCCTGTTATCTATTGTTCCTTTGCTTTGTGTTACCGCATTAATTGCCACCTTGGTTTTTAAGCAATCGTCCATTCTCACCGAGCAGCAATTAGCGCTAATTAAAGAAAACATCATGCGCAGTAAAACCCTAGAGCTGCAAAACCACATTGACCAAGCTTTTGCCAGCATTCGAGATATTTACGAACCCGCATCTGCCGATGATGAGCAAGCCAAGCAACAGGTAAGAGAATTGCTCAATCGTTTACGGTTTGCCGAAGACGGCTACTTTTTTGCCTACACTCTTAAAGGCGTTAACTTGGTTCACCCGATTCAGCCTGAATTAGTGGGCGAGAACTTATGGGACTTCAAAGACTCTGAAGGCACTTACCTTATTCAAGATTTAATCGCACAAGCTAAAGCCGGCGGCGGTTTTAGTAACTATTTGTGGGAAAAACCCAGCACCGGAAAGCGCACTAAAAAACTGGGTTACGTAGTGATGCTAGATAAATGGCAATGGATGTTTGGCACTGGGGTGTACTTAGATGATGTAGATGTAGAGCTGGCCAAGCTTGAAGCGCAAACTCAAGACAACATTAATCGCACCTTTATTTGGCTATTTATTATCACCACCATTTCAGGGATTTTAATTGCCTTTTTGGGGGCATCGTTAAACATTTCAGAGCATAAGCTGGCGGATAAGAAACTCAAAGAACTCACCCAGCGGATTATTGATTCACAAGAACAAGAACGCCAACGGGTATCTCGCGAGCTACATGACGGTATTAATCAGCTGTTAGTATCCATTAAGTATCGCTTAGAAAGCGCCACAGAATGCAACAGCACCCCTAGTTCGGTGAGCGACAGTCTCAACCAAGGGTTACACACCATTAACGAGGCAATTGGTGAGATACGCCGTATTTCAAAAGACCTACGCCCCAGCGTATTGGACGACTTAGGTTTAGCCGCCGCATTGGGAGGTTTTTGCCAAGAATTTGAACACCGTACAGGAATAGATGTGTTTTTAGAGTGCGACATTGATAATCTAAACCTACCATCTACTGTAGAAACAACCTTCTATCGAATTACTCAAGAAGCATTACAAAATGTAGAGAAACACGCGCAAGCAGATACGGTAGACATAGTGCTAAGCCAGCAAGCCAGATTGTTGGTGATGAAGATTAGGGATAATGGCACTGGTTTTGTAATGGGTAAAAAGGTGCGACGCCACTCGATTAAAGAGCTTACCCGACGGCCTGAGCTGGCCAGCAGCGGTTTAGGTTTACGAAACATCTTTGAACGTATTGCCCACATCGACGGCCAAGTAGATGTAGATAGCAAATTAGGAGAAGGGACGCTGATCACCATAAAAGTGCCACTACATGAAGTAGAGAAAACCATCCCCAATGCGATTCAAGAGCAAACGGTATGA
- the torD gene encoding molecular chaperone TorD, whose translation MTASASISEENEIRASIYWWFATVFTKELDKQQLAAYREGEGAELLEHLADTPELSSAVSMINNSLAKLSVYQHPELELAADFCQQFLSDSKVGAPPYASVYLSANKLMFQESHEKMRALLVSQGLQVDPKFNEPADHLAIQLDYLGNLILREAPAQQQADFINQHLLAWLPQWLDALRKVSKGGFYQGFAELLVGYLHLELTEL comes from the coding sequence ATGACAGCAAGCGCTAGCATTAGCGAAGAAAATGAAATCCGCGCCAGCATCTATTGGTGGTTTGCTACGGTATTTACTAAAGAGCTGGATAAACAACAATTGGCGGCTTATCGCGAAGGCGAAGGTGCCGAGCTATTAGAACACTTAGCCGATACGCCAGAACTCAGTTCTGCAGTATCGATGATTAACAACAGCCTAGCTAAGCTCAGCGTTTATCAGCATCCAGAGCTAGAACTGGCTGCTGATTTTTGCCAACAGTTTTTAAGTGACAGCAAAGTAGGCGCGCCGCCTTATGCCTCGGTTTACCTGTCGGCCAACAAGCTTATGTTCCAAGAGTCGCATGAAAAAATGCGTGCATTACTGGTAAGCCAAGGCCTGCAAGTTGACCCTAAGTTTAATGAGCCGGCGGATCATCTTGCTATTCAGCTTGATTACCTTGGCAATTTAATCTTGCGCGAAGCTCCTGCGCAGCAGCAAGCTGATTTTATTAATCAGCACCTGCTGGCTTGGTTGCCGCAGTGGCTTGATGCATTACGCAAGGTTAGCAAGGGCGGCTTTTACCAAGGCTTTGCCGAATTACTTGTTGGCTACTTACACTTAGAGCTAACCGAGTTATAA
- a CDS encoding TRAP transporter substrate-binding protein → MLKSLCSKTLLASAIIAFSSAAVSADKVYKLKLAETWGPNFPVFGDAVKNMVKMADEMSNGRLKIRVDSSNKHKAPFGVFDLVKSGQYDLGHTASYYYKGKVPNTLYFTTMPFGMNAPEQHAWLQYGGGQDLMNQVYADHNLVPFPGGNTGVQMGGWFRKEINSVEDLQNLKMRIPGFAGEVLAKLGATPVNIPPGELYTALERNTIDALEWVGPSLDLRMGFHKIAPYYYMGWHEPATELMFIANKKKLEKMPEDLQAILAVAMRKAAYDMFIHSYAESAKNWQTMLQEYPNIQVKTFPAEVIKALKSANDDLLKEKAAADPMAAKIIESQQQYMKQVRAYTAISEQGYLNSTEGL, encoded by the coding sequence ATGCTTAAGTCCCTCTGCAGTAAAACCCTGCTGGCTTCTGCAATTATTGCGTTTAGTTCGGCTGCCGTATCTGCCGATAAAGTATACAAACTAAAACTCGCTGAAACCTGGGGCCCTAACTTCCCAGTATTTGGTGATGCAGTGAAAAACATGGTGAAAATGGCCGACGAAATGTCTAACGGTCGTTTAAAGATCCGCGTTGACTCTTCAAACAAACACAAAGCACCTTTTGGGGTATTCGACTTAGTGAAAAGTGGCCAGTATGACCTAGGCCATACCGCGTCTTATTACTACAAAGGTAAGGTGCCAAACACTCTTTACTTCACTACCATGCCTTTTGGTATGAATGCACCAGAGCAACACGCCTGGCTGCAGTATGGTGGCGGACAAGATTTAATGAATCAAGTTTACGCTGACCATAACCTAGTGCCTTTCCCTGGCGGTAACACTGGGGTGCAAATGGGCGGTTGGTTCCGTAAAGAAATTAACTCTGTTGAAGACTTACAGAATCTGAAAATGCGTATTCCGGGTTTTGCGGGAGAAGTATTGGCTAAGCTAGGTGCTACGCCAGTGAATATTCCACCGGGTGAGTTATATACCGCCTTAGAGCGTAATACCATTGACGCGTTAGAGTGGGTGGGGCCTTCTTTAGATTTACGTATGGGCTTTCACAAAATTGCACCCTACTACTACATGGGTTGGCATGAGCCAGCAACCGAGTTGATGTTTATTGCGAACAAGAAAAAACTCGAAAAAATGCCAGAAGACTTACAAGCAATCCTAGCGGTTGCAATGCGTAAAGCAGCTTACGACATGTTTATTCATTCTTACGCTGAAAGCGCTAAAAACTGGCAAACCATGTTGCAAGAATACCCGAATATTCAGGTTAAAACTTTCCCTGCCGAAGTTATCAAAGCACTTAAAAGCGCTAATGATGACTTGTTAAAAGAGAAAGCTGCAGCAGACCCAATGGCCGCTAAGATCATTGAGTCACAACAGCAATATATGAAACAAGTTCGTGCCTACACTGCAATTTCAGAACAAGGTTACTTAAACAGTACTGAAGGTTTGTAG
- a CDS encoding DUF2789 family protein, with the protein MQSAFLLEAVEQDADWAELVDQLDVMLR; encoded by the coding sequence ATCCAATCTGCCTTCTTACTGGAAGCCGTAGAGCAGGATGCTGATTGGGCAGAGCTTGTAGACCAACTGGATGTCATGCTGCGTTAG
- a CDS encoding NAD-dependent malic enzyme: MDDKKRPLYIPYAGPALLETPLLNKGSAFDQEERIFFNLEGLLPETIESIDEQTERAYLQYQSFTNDLDRHIYLRNIQDTNETLFYRLVEDHISEMMPIIYTPTVGAACEQFSNIYRRSRGLFISYPNRHRIDELLNNATRHNVKIIVVTDGERILGLGDQGIGGMGIPIGKLSLYTACGGISPAYTLPIVLDVGTDNQQLLNDPMYMGWRHQRISGEEYSEFVELFMQAVKVRWPDALIQFEDFAQKNAMPLLQRYKDQFCCFNDDIQGTAAVTVGSLLAACKAAGSSLAEQRVTFVGSGSAGCGIAEAIVRAMVEEGISEAQARSQIFMVDRWGLLQDNMPNLLDFQQALAQSADIQQKWGLNSDALSLLDVVEHAKPTVLIGVSGAPGVFTQQVIEGMHQHCKKPIVLPLSNPTSRVEALPEDILRWTNGEALVATGSPFSPVKLGEDTFPIAQCNNSYIFPGIGLGVLACQATRVSDEMLIASSRALAECSPLANDGEGALLPPLEEIQLVSKHIAYAVAKTAMQQGLAVNTTDEVLMQTIEASFWKPEYRHYKRTSF, encoded by the coding sequence ATGGATGATAAAAAACGCCCGCTCTATATTCCTTACGCAGGCCCCGCTTTACTTGAGACCCCTTTATTAAACAAAGGCAGCGCCTTTGATCAAGAGGAGCGTATTTTCTTCAACTTAGAAGGCTTGCTGCCAGAAACTATAGAAAGCATCGACGAACAAACCGAACGTGCCTACCTACAGTATCAAAGCTTTACTAATGATTTAGACCGCCACATTTACCTGCGCAATATTCAAGATACTAACGAGACCTTGTTTTACCGCTTGGTAGAAGATCACATCAGTGAAATGATGCCGATTATCTACACACCGACCGTAGGTGCGGCCTGTGAACAGTTTTCTAATATCTACCGCCGCTCACGAGGTTTATTCATCTCTTACCCTAATCGCCATCGTATCGATGAGCTGCTAAACAACGCCACTCGCCACAATGTAAAAATTATTGTAGTGACTGACGGTGAGCGGATCCTCGGCTTGGGCGACCAAGGTATTGGCGGCATGGGCATTCCCATTGGTAAGTTGTCACTCTACACCGCGTGTGGCGGCATTAGCCCAGCTTATACTTTGCCTATTGTGTTGGATGTAGGCACCGACAACCAACAGCTGCTCAACGATCCGATGTATATGGGCTGGCGTCATCAACGGATTAGCGGCGAAGAATACAGCGAGTTTGTTGAGTTATTCATGCAAGCGGTAAAAGTGCGCTGGCCAGATGCGCTTATTCAATTTGAAGATTTTGCCCAGAAAAATGCCATGCCCTTATTACAACGTTACAAAGATCAATTCTGTTGTTTTAATGATGACATCCAAGGTACAGCAGCTGTAACCGTAGGCTCTTTATTGGCCGCTTGTAAGGCCGCTGGCTCAAGCTTAGCTGAGCAGCGTGTTACCTTTGTTGGCTCCGGCTCAGCAGGTTGCGGCATTGCCGAAGCGATTGTTCGAGCCATGGTGGAAGAGGGTATAAGCGAAGCACAAGCGCGCAGCCAAATTTTTATGGTTGACCGCTGGGGCTTACTGCAAGATAACATGCCCAACCTGCTAGACTTCCAACAAGCCTTAGCGCAATCGGCCGATATTCAACAAAAATGGGGGCTTAATAGCGATGCTTTGTCGCTGTTAGATGTAGTGGAGCATGCCAAGCCTACGGTACTTATTGGTGTATCAGGCGCGCCAGGCGTGTTTACCCAGCAAGTAATCGAAGGCATGCATCAGCACTGCAAGAAGCCTATCGTATTGCCGCTTTCCAATCCCACCAGCCGGGTTGAAGCCTTGCCTGAAGACATCCTCCGTTGGACTAATGGCGAAGCCTTGGTAGCCACTGGCAGTCCATTCTCGCCAGTGAAGTTAGGCGAAGATACCTTCCCTATCGCCCAGTGTAACAACAGCTATATTTTCCCCGGCATTGGTTTAGGCGTATTGGCCTGTCAAGCCACCAGAGTGAGTGATGAAATGCTCATTGCTAGCAGTCGCGCCTTAGCCGAGTGCTCGCCACTGGCCAACGATGGCGAAGGCGCTTTACTGCCACCGCTTGAAGAAATTCAGCTAGTTAGCAAGCACATCGCTTATGCAGTAGCCAAAACAGCCATGCAGCAAGGCTTAGCGGTAAACACCACCGACGAAGTACTAATGCAAACCATTGAAGCCAGCTTCTGGAAACCTGAGTATCGCCACTACAAGCGAACATCGTTTTAA
- a CDS encoding TRAP transporter large permease subunit, with protein MIGIVMFFVALLMLLTGFPVAFIFGGVALVFGVFAEGIDLFAFMPYRIMSIMQNSVLMAVPLFIFMGIVLQKTRLAEQLLEAMGQLFGRVRGGLAVSTILVGALLAASTGVVGASVVAMGVISLPVMLKYKYDKRLATGVICASGTLGQIIPPSIILIILGDVMGVPVGDLFKAALLPGAVLVGAFILYVLGYSFFKPESAPALPKDEAAGHGVQPCWNAFKAIAPPLALMIAVLGSIFYGIATPTESSAIGGIGAILLSIIYRQFSWKIIYEAAIETVKVTSMVFAIFIGATAFSMVFSYTGGEEVIEEVMTSLPGEKWGFLILTMIVILILGFFIDFVEISFIVVPMLYPVAEILGIDLTWFAILIAMNLQTSFLTPPFGFSLFYLKGVAPPEVQTTDIYKGVMPFIMLQILVLASILVFPEFYGFGM; from the coding sequence ATGATTGGGATCGTCATGTTTTTCGTGGCCTTGCTAATGCTGCTCACTGGATTTCCAGTAGCCTTTATATTTGGCGGTGTTGCACTAGTATTTGGTGTGTTTGCCGAAGGTATCGATCTGTTTGCTTTTATGCCTTACCGCATCATGAGCATTATGCAAAACTCGGTATTAATGGCCGTGCCATTGTTCATTTTCATGGGCATTGTATTGCAGAAAACCCGCCTTGCTGAACAGCTGCTCGAAGCCATGGGCCAACTATTTGGTCGAGTACGCGGTGGCTTAGCGGTATCCACTATTTTGGTGGGAGCCCTGCTTGCAGCGTCTACCGGTGTGGTGGGTGCATCGGTTGTGGCAATGGGCGTGATCTCCTTGCCGGTAATGCTTAAGTACAAATACGATAAGCGCTTAGCTACTGGGGTAATTTGTGCCTCTGGTACGCTTGGGCAAATCATTCCACCGTCTATCATCTTGATCATTCTTGGTGATGTAATGGGAGTGCCAGTAGGAGACTTATTTAAAGCGGCCTTATTACCAGGCGCTGTGCTGGTGGGGGCTTTTATTCTCTATGTACTCGGTTATTCTTTTTTTAAACCTGAGTCTGCGCCTGCTTTACCTAAAGATGAAGCTGCAGGCCATGGCGTGCAACCGTGCTGGAATGCCTTTAAAGCCATTGCTCCGCCCTTAGCGCTAATGATTGCAGTACTTGGTTCGATTTTCTACGGTATTGCAACACCGACAGAATCCTCTGCTATTGGTGGCATTGGTGCCATTCTTTTATCGATTATTTATCGTCAGTTTTCGTGGAAAATTATCTACGAAGCGGCCATAGAAACGGTGAAAGTTACCTCCATGGTATTTGCCATCTTCATTGGTGCAACTGCCTTCTCTATGGTGTTCTCTTACACCGGTGGGGAAGAGGTGATTGAAGAGGTGATGACTAGCCTACCCGGCGAGAAATGGGGCTTCTTAATCTTAACCATGATTGTGATTTTGATTTTGGGCTTCTTTATCGACTTCGTAGAAATCTCCTTTATTGTGGTGCCAATGTTGTACCCGGTAGCTGAGATCTTGGGCATCGATTTAACCTGGTTTGCGATTCTTATTGCGATGAATCTACAAACTTCGTTCCTCACACCGCCCTTTGGCTTTAGTCTGTTCTATTTGAAAGGTGTCGCCCCGCCCGAGGTGCAAACTACCGATATCTACAAAGGTGTAATGCCCTTTATTATGCTGCAGATATTGGTATTAGCGTCGATATTGGTGTTCCCAGAGTTTTATGGCTTTGGTATGTAA